In Limnobaculum parvum, one DNA window encodes the following:
- the dcd gene encoding dCTP deaminase produces the protein MRLCDRDIEAYLDSGKLKMTPRPPVERINGATVDVRLGNQFRVFLGHTAAYIDLSGPKEDVSAALEKVMSDEINLTDEQPFFLHPGELALAVTLESVSLPDDIVGWLDGRSSLARLGLMVHVTAHRIDPGWQGKIVLEFYNSGKLPLALRPGMVIGALSFEPLSGPAARPYNRREDAKYKEQQGAVASRIDKD, from the coding sequence ATGAGATTATGCGATCGGGATATTGAAGCCTACCTTGATAGCGGCAAGCTGAAAATGACGCCCCGTCCGCCTGTTGAGCGAATTAATGGCGCAACCGTCGATGTCCGCTTAGGTAATCAGTTTCGCGTATTTCTTGGACATACTGCGGCTTATATCGATCTGAGTGGACCAAAAGAAGACGTGTCAGCCGCCCTCGAAAAGGTCATGAGTGATGAAATCAATCTGACAGACGAACAGCCTTTTTTCCTGCATCCTGGTGAGTTAGCTTTGGCGGTTACGTTGGAGTCAGTCTCGCTTCCTGATGATATTGTTGGTTGGTTGGATGGACGCTCTTCACTGGCCCGTTTAGGCCTTATGGTCCACGTTACTGCTCATCGAATCGATCCTGGCTGGCAGGGCAAGATTGTGTTGGAGTTTTATAATTCAGGTAAATTACCGTTAGCACTGCGTCCGGGGATGGTGATTGGTGCATTAAGTTTTGAACCTTTGAGCGGGCCAGCAGCTCGGCCTTACAACCGTCGTGAAGATGCAAAATATAAAGAGCAGCAGGGCGCCGTAGCCAGCCGCATTGATAAAGACTAA
- the apbC gene encoding iron-sulfur cluster carrier protein ApbC: MNQQSQGPVTPEALNHQVTELLATFTHPTLKKNVSQLKALHHCTMLDNVLHIELHMPFAWKTGFEALKAEKSAELIKATGAASVEWRLHNNVVTLKRANDQAGVKGVKNIIAVSSGKGGVGKSSTAVNLALALAAEGVKVGILDADIYGPSIPTMLGTAHERPTSPDGEHMAPIMAHGLATNSIGYLVEDGNAMVWRGPMASKALLQLLQDTLWPDLDYLVIDMPPGTGDIQLTLSQNIPVTGAVIVTTPQDVALVDAMKGLVMFEKVHVPVLGIVENMSIHICSNCGHQEAIFGTGGAEKLIAKHGSQLLGQLPLHITIREDLDRGQPTVISNPDSEFSELYRQVAAKIAAELYWQGHTIPSEINIRTML; encoded by the coding sequence ATGAACCAACAATCCCAAGGGCCAGTGACGCCAGAGGCGTTAAACCATCAGGTTACGGAGCTGCTCGCCACGTTTACCCATCCAACATTAAAGAAAAACGTGAGCCAGCTTAAAGCGCTTCATCACTGCACAATGTTAGATAACGTATTGCATATCGAACTGCATATGCCATTTGCTTGGAAGACCGGGTTTGAAGCGTTAAAAGCGGAAAAGAGTGCTGAGCTGATTAAAGCCACAGGCGCTGCTTCCGTTGAGTGGCGCTTGCATAACAATGTTGTCACGTTGAAGCGTGCTAACGATCAGGCCGGAGTGAAAGGCGTAAAAAATATTATTGCTGTGAGTTCCGGTAAGGGTGGCGTGGGTAAATCCAGTACTGCCGTGAATCTGGCGTTAGCGCTGGCAGCCGAAGGCGTAAAGGTTGGTATTCTCGATGCTGATATTTATGGACCTTCGATTCCAACCATGTTGGGTACGGCTCATGAGCGGCCAACCTCGCCGGATGGTGAACATATGGCACCTATCATGGCACATGGACTGGCAACCAACTCTATTGGTTATCTAGTGGAAGATGGCAACGCTATGGTATGGCGTGGGCCAATGGCCAGTAAAGCGTTGTTACAACTGCTGCAAGATACTTTATGGCCTGATTTGGACTATTTGGTCATTGATATGCCGCCGGGAACCGGTGATATTCAACTGACTCTATCTCAGAATATTCCAGTGACGGGGGCCGTTATCGTTACGACTCCGCAGGACGTAGCATTGGTGGATGCCATGAAAGGGCTAGTGATGTTTGAGAAGGTCCACGTCCCGGTGCTAGGTATTGTTGAAAATATGAGTATTCATATTTGTAGCAATTGCGGTCATCAGGAAGCTATTTTTGGAACCGGTGGGGCAGAAAAGCTCATTGCTAAACACGGTAGTCAACTGTTAGGCCAATTACCGCTGCATATTACTATTCGTGAAGATCTGGATCGCGGTCAACCGACAGTGATTTCAAATCCTGATAGTGAGTTCAGTGAGTTGTACCGTCAGGTTGCGGCTAAGATCGCTGCGGAGCTCTACTGGCAGGGACATACCATCCCATCTGAAATTAATATCAGAACCATGCTGTAA
- the metG gene encoding methionine--tRNA ligase — translation MAQVAKKILVTCALPYANGSIHLGHILEHIQADIWVRYQRMRGHQVNFICADDAHGTPIMLKAQQLGVTPESMIDEMSREHQQDFAGFSISYDNYHSTHSKENRELSELIYGRLKSNGFIKNRTISQLYDPEKSMFLPDRFVKGTCPRCKAPDQYGDNCEVCGATYSPTELINPRSVVSGATPEMRETEHFFFDLPAFQEMLQAWTRSGALQEQVANKMQEWFDTGLQQWDITRDSPYFGFEIPDAPGKYFYVWLDAPIGYMGSFKNLCNKRDDLNFDEYWREGSDAELYHFIGKDIVYFHSLFWPAMLEGSQFRKPSNLFVHGYVTVNGAKMSKSRGTFIQASTYLKHLDPDCLRYYYAAKLSSRIDDIDLNLEDFVQRVNADIVNKVVNLASRNAGFINKRFDGQLSTKLADSELYKTFIHSAKIIAEYYDQREFNKAIREIMALADIANRYVDEQAPWVVAKEEGRDEDLQLICSMGINMFRILMTYLKPVLPSLTERAEAFLNKELHWDEIEKPLLGHKVNGFKALFNRIDSDKVDAMVESSKADLQAMQSGAPKAATTGPLADDPIAETITFDDFAKVDLRVALIKQAEEVEGSDKLLRLTLDLGGEIRQVFSGIKSAYPDPKALEGRLTVMVANLAPRKMRFGISEGMVMAAGPGGNDIFLLTPDSGAQPGMSVK, via the coding sequence ATGGCTCAAGTCGCGAAAAAAATACTGGTGACCTGTGCGCTACCATACGCAAACGGTTCAATTCATCTCGGTCATATTCTCGAGCATATTCAAGCAGATATTTGGGTTCGTTATCAGCGAATGCGCGGACATCAGGTTAACTTTATCTGTGCTGATGATGCCCACGGCACACCGATCATGCTGAAAGCTCAGCAGCTTGGTGTTACCCCTGAGAGCATGATTGATGAGATGAGCCGTGAACACCAGCAGGATTTCGCAGGCTTCTCTATCAGTTACGATAACTATCACTCAACGCACAGTAAAGAGAACCGTGAGTTATCCGAGCTTATCTATGGTCGGTTAAAATCTAACGGATTTATTAAAAACCGTACCATTTCTCAGCTGTACGATCCTGAGAAATCAATGTTTCTACCAGACCGTTTTGTCAAAGGCACCTGCCCGAGATGTAAAGCGCCAGATCAATACGGTGATAACTGCGAAGTTTGTGGTGCAACTTACAGCCCTACCGAGCTGATTAACCCGCGCTCCGTGGTTTCCGGTGCGACACCAGAAATGCGTGAAACCGAGCACTTCTTCTTTGATTTGCCCGCATTTCAGGAAATGCTTCAGGCTTGGACCCGTTCAGGTGCATTGCAGGAGCAAGTGGCTAACAAGATGCAAGAATGGTTTGATACCGGTCTGCAACAGTGGGATATCACCCGTGATTCGCCTTATTTCGGTTTTGAAATTCCGGATGCACCTGGCAAATACTTCTATGTTTGGCTGGATGCACCAATTGGCTACATGGGTTCTTTTAAAAACCTGTGCAACAAGCGTGATGATTTAAATTTTGATGAATATTGGCGAGAAGGTTCCGACGCCGAGCTTTACCACTTTATCGGTAAAGATATCGTCTACTTCCACAGCCTGTTTTGGCCAGCCATGCTGGAAGGCAGTCAGTTCCGTAAGCCAAGCAATCTGTTTGTGCACGGCTATGTCACGGTTAATGGTGCTAAGATGTCTAAATCGCGTGGTACCTTTATTCAGGCAAGTACCTATCTGAAGCATCTGGATCCAGACTGCCTGCGTTACTACTACGCGGCGAAGCTCTCTTCCCGCATTGATGATATCGATCTCAACCTAGAAGATTTTGTTCAGCGAGTTAATGCCGATATCGTTAATAAAGTCGTGAATCTGGCATCTCGTAACGCTGGTTTTATCAATAAGCGTTTTGATGGTCAATTATCCACTAAACTGGCTGATTCAGAGCTGTACAAAACCTTTATCCATTCGGCAAAAATCATTGCTGAATACTATGACCAGCGTGAATTCAATAAAGCGATTCGCGAAATTATGGCACTGGCCGATATTGCTAACCGTTACGTTGATGAACAAGCACCTTGGGTAGTGGCTAAAGAAGAAGGCCGGGATGAAGATCTGCAACTGATTTGCTCTATGGGTATCAATATGTTCCGCATATTGATGACCTATCTGAAGCCGGTTCTGCCATCTCTGACTGAACGCGCAGAAGCTTTCCTAAATAAAGAACTGCATTGGGATGAAATTGAAAAACCGTTATTAGGTCATAAAGTTAACGGATTCAAAGCGCTCTTTAATCGCATCGATAGCGATAAGGTTGATGCGATGGTTGAGTCATCTAAAGCCGATCTACAGGCCATGCAGTCTGGTGCTCCAAAAGCAGCAACCACGGGCCCGTTAGCCGATGACCCAATTGCTGAAACGATTACCTTTGATGATTTTGCTAAAGTTGATTTGCGTGTCGCGTTGATCAAACAAGCTGAAGAAGTCGAAGGTTCAGACAAGCTGCTGCGTTTAACGCTGGATCTGGGCGGTGAAATTCGTCAGGTGTTCTCTGGAATTAAGAGCGCCTATCCCGACCCGAAAGCCCTTGAAGGTCGCCTGACCGTGATGGTAGCTAATCTTGCACCTCGAAAAATGCGTTTTGGTATATCAGAAGGCATGGTAATGGCCGCAGGCCCTGGTGGTAATGATATCTTCCTCTTAACGCCGGATAGCGGTGCCCAACCGGGAATGTCGGTTAAGTAA